The following proteins come from a genomic window of Yinghuangia sp. ASG 101:
- a CDS encoding hemolysin family protein — MGPTPAVIATIVLLVGNAFFVAAEFALLAARRHRLEQAVATRKRGAASALAGVRELTLMLAGAQLGITMCSLGLGVVSEPAFAAMLDPLFQAVGLPAAAGHAIAFAVALTTIVLLHMVIGEMAPKSWAISDPERAALLLAPPFRAFTRGVRPLLRALNGISNAALRAARIRPKDEVSVPKDAEGLRRLVGESRRLGLIGSDEHDVLTATLRTHTEPLARLVVPADRIDAVPAGAGPEEIVAASRRHGRNRLLVRGADGHLTGVLHVREVLSIRAPHPVAASGTTAGELASPVLTLAVDTPIQRAVAALRERRASIALVRDTDGRLMGMVGLDDLLGSVLGGTRAA, encoded by the coding sequence ATGGGCCCGACACCCGCGGTCATCGCGACGATCGTGCTGCTTGTCGGCAACGCCTTCTTCGTCGCGGCCGAGTTCGCGCTGCTGGCCGCCCGCCGCCACCGGCTGGAACAGGCGGTGGCGACCCGCAAGCGCGGCGCCGCGTCCGCGCTCGCGGGGGTCCGGGAGCTGACCCTCATGCTCGCGGGCGCGCAGCTGGGCATCACCATGTGCTCGCTGGGCCTGGGCGTGGTCTCCGAACCGGCGTTCGCGGCGATGCTCGACCCGCTGTTCCAGGCGGTGGGCCTGCCGGCCGCGGCGGGACACGCGATCGCGTTCGCGGTGGCGTTGACCACGATCGTGCTGCTGCACATGGTGATCGGCGAGATGGCCCCCAAGTCGTGGGCGATCTCCGACCCCGAGCGGGCGGCCCTGCTGCTGGCACCGCCGTTCCGCGCGTTCACCCGCGGCGTGCGCCCGCTGCTGCGCGCGCTGAACGGGATAAGCAACGCGGCGCTGCGCGCGGCGCGGATCCGGCCCAAGGACGAGGTCTCCGTGCCCAAGGACGCGGAAGGCCTGCGGCGGCTGGTCGGCGAGTCGCGGCGCCTGGGGCTGATCGGCAGCGACGAGCACGACGTGCTGACGGCGACGCTGCGTACGCACACCGAGCCGCTCGCGCGGCTCGTGGTGCCGGCGGACCGCATCGACGCGGTCCCGGCCGGTGCGGGTCCCGAGGAGATCGTCGCCGCGTCGCGCCGCCACGGCCGCAACCGGCTCCTGGTCCGGGGCGCGGACGGGCACCTGACGGGCGTCCTCCACGTCCGCGAGGTCCTGTCGATACGCGCGCCGCACCCCGTCGCGGCGTCCGGCACGACGGCGGGGGAACTGGCGTCCCCGGTCCTGACGCTGGCGGTCGACACGCCGATCCAGCGCGCGGTCGCGGCTCTGCGGGAGCGGCGCGCGTCAATCGCCCTCGTCCGGGACACGGACGGCCGGCTGATGGGCATGGTCGGTCTGGACGACCTGCTGGGCAGCGTGCTGGGAGGTACGCGGGCGGCATGA
- a CDS encoding aldo/keto reductase, with protein sequence MNVGTSGLKVSEVGLGCNNFGTRTDEAAARDVVAAALDAGVTLFDTAEMYGDGRSEEMLGRALAGRRDDAVIATKFGMSGDGRGSGSRRYVMRACEASLKRLGTDHIDLYYLHFPDPDTPIDETLAALDDLVRDGKVRYIANSNMAGWQLVDADHIARAAGGARFVATQLEWSLLERGAERETVPAAYHVGVGVIPYFPLKSGLLSGKYRRGEDFPEGSRLTTAARFAQLASDANFAVVERLTAHAEATGRTILQLALSWLAARPEVSSVLVGATTPEQVTANARAFVGLTEAEAAEVGRVAAGTDDKE encoded by the coding sequence GTGAACGTGGGCACATCCGGGCTCAAGGTCTCCGAGGTCGGCCTCGGCTGCAACAACTTCGGAACGCGCACCGACGAGGCCGCCGCCCGCGACGTCGTCGCCGCCGCGCTCGACGCCGGGGTCACCCTCTTCGACACCGCGGAGATGTACGGCGACGGCCGGTCCGAGGAGATGCTCGGCCGGGCGCTCGCCGGGCGCCGCGACGACGCCGTGATCGCCACCAAGTTCGGCATGTCGGGCGACGGCCGGGGCTCCGGGTCCCGCCGTTATGTGATGCGGGCCTGCGAGGCGAGCCTCAAACGCCTCGGCACCGACCACATCGACCTCTACTACCTGCACTTCCCCGACCCCGACACCCCGATCGACGAGACGCTGGCCGCCCTCGACGACCTCGTGCGCGACGGCAAGGTCCGCTACATCGCCAACTCCAACATGGCGGGCTGGCAGCTGGTCGACGCCGACCACATCGCGCGGGCGGCGGGCGGCGCGCGGTTCGTCGCCACGCAGTTGGAGTGGAGCCTGCTGGAGCGCGGCGCGGAGCGCGAGACGGTTCCGGCGGCGTACCACGTCGGCGTGGGCGTGATCCCGTACTTCCCGCTCAAGTCGGGGCTGCTCAGCGGGAAGTACCGGCGCGGCGAGGACTTCCCCGAGGGCTCGCGGCTGACCACCGCCGCGCGGTTCGCGCAACTCGCCTCGGACGCCAACTTCGCGGTCGTCGAACGCCTGACCGCGCACGCCGAGGCCACCGGGCGGACCATCCTGCAACTCGCGCTGTCGTGGCTCGCCGCGCGGCCGGAGGTCTCGTCCGTCCTGGTCGGCGCGACGACACCCGAGCAAGTGACCGCCAACGCCCGGGCGTTCGTCGGGCTCACCGAGGCCGAGGCCGCCGAGGTCGGCCGGGTCGCGGCGGGCACGGACGACAAGGAGTAG
- a CDS encoding hemolysin family protein has product MNAASAAFGILAVVVLTVGTGFFVAQEFAYVAADRAELRRRAEGGDRGATRALKVTRRLSFMLSGAQLGITITTLLVGFIANPALSAVLSPVLDPLGMPSGVDKTVTLILGFVIATGIQMVVGELVPKNWGIAEPERVAVLLGRPTLAYLKVMGPLIRMFDNLANRLVRALGIEPVEEIHGGATTEELGHIVAEADRSGELAPELSDMLQRAIAFGDLTVDQVMVPRPDVIRVRADTSAAGLIALVQQCGHSHYPVVGDRVDDIVGVVGVTDLLKVAPEDADTVTVGSLARPPLLVPDTASMPSLLDQLRAVDEEFAIVLDEHGGLAGIVTYEDVAEELVGEIADETDTESVVDACPEDGWWRLDAVLRVDEVERIIGTDLPEGPYDTLGGLVIARLGRLPEVGDRVTVPDPDEDAEDAARTAVVEIEVLTVERHVPELVRVRTHLPVAWEASDDAAANAAAGTAEPARGGMEHAA; this is encoded by the coding sequence ATGAACGCCGCGTCCGCCGCTTTCGGCATACTCGCCGTCGTCGTCCTCACGGTCGGCACCGGCTTCTTCGTCGCCCAGGAATTCGCGTACGTCGCGGCAGACCGCGCCGAGCTGCGCCGCCGCGCGGAAGGCGGCGACCGGGGCGCGACCCGCGCCCTGAAGGTCACCCGCCGCCTGTCGTTCATGCTCTCCGGCGCGCAACTGGGCATCACCATCACCACGCTGCTGGTCGGCTTCATCGCCAACCCCGCGCTGAGTGCCGTCCTGTCGCCCGTTCTCGATCCGCTCGGCATGCCGTCCGGCGTCGACAAGACCGTGACCTTGATCCTCGGCTTCGTCATCGCCACCGGGATCCAGATGGTGGTCGGCGAGCTGGTTCCGAAGAACTGGGGCATCGCGGAGCCCGAGCGGGTCGCGGTGCTGCTGGGCCGGCCGACCCTGGCCTACCTCAAGGTCATGGGCCCGCTGATCCGGATGTTCGACAACCTCGCGAACCGGCTCGTCCGCGCCCTCGGCATCGAGCCGGTCGAGGAGATCCACGGCGGCGCGACCACCGAGGAGCTCGGCCACATCGTCGCCGAGGCCGACCGCTCCGGGGAGCTGGCGCCCGAGCTGTCGGACATGCTGCAGCGCGCGATCGCGTTCGGTGACCTGACGGTCGACCAGGTGATGGTGCCGCGCCCCGACGTCATACGCGTGCGGGCCGACACCAGCGCGGCCGGCCTCATCGCGCTGGTCCAGCAGTGCGGCCACTCTCACTACCCGGTGGTCGGCGACCGCGTCGACGACATCGTGGGCGTGGTCGGCGTCACGGACCTCCTGAAGGTCGCCCCCGAGGACGCCGACACCGTCACCGTCGGCTCCCTCGCCCGCCCGCCGCTGCTCGTGCCCGACACCGCGAGCATGCCGTCGCTGCTCGACCAGTTGCGCGCGGTCGACGAGGAGTTCGCGATCGTGCTCGACGAGCACGGCGGCCTCGCCGGCATCGTGACCTACGAGGACGTCGCCGAGGAACTGGTCGGCGAGATCGCCGACGAGACGGACACCGAATCCGTCGTGGACGCGTGCCCCGAGGACGGCTGGTGGCGCCTCGACGCGGTACTGCGCGTCGACGAGGTCGAGCGCATCATCGGCACCGACCTCCCCGAAGGCCCGTACGACACGCTCGGCGGCCTGGTGATCGCCCGCCTGGGGCGCCTGCCCGAGGTCGGCGACCGGGTCACCGTGCCGGACCCCGACGAGGACGCCGAGGACGCCGCCCGGACCGCGGTCGTCGAGATCGAGGTGCTGACCGTCGAGCGGCACGTCCCCGAACTGGTCCGCGTACGCACGCACCTCCCGGTCGCGTGGGAGGCCTCCGACGACGCCGCGGCGAACGCGGCGGCCGGCACCGCCGAACCGGCACGCGGCGGAATGGAGCATGCCGCATGA
- a CDS encoding NUDIX domain-containing protein — MSARVIGSATVPWIPVAHRIDLVIGAETPVAHEVTSVFVFARDARARVLLTRVDRPGRGWEVPGGHVEAGESPRAAAARELAEEAGLAVAAGELVPFGGHRVALFGAPPPDYRYPGRAYQAAFVLRLPGPGPAVAPAPGSECAEAAWCDDDEVRERCAGVVWLPLFEAFAAGADR, encoded by the coding sequence ATGAGTGCCCGGGTGATCGGTTCCGCGACCGTGCCGTGGATCCCGGTCGCGCACCGGATCGACCTGGTGATCGGTGCCGAGACGCCGGTCGCACACGAGGTCACGAGCGTGTTCGTCTTCGCCCGCGACGCCCGCGCGCGGGTCCTCCTCACCCGCGTCGACCGGCCCGGCCGGGGGTGGGAGGTCCCGGGCGGGCACGTCGAGGCCGGCGAGTCCCCGCGCGCCGCCGCGGCGCGGGAGTTGGCCGAGGAGGCCGGTCTGGCGGTGGCCGCCGGGGAGCTGGTGCCCTTCGGCGGCCACCGCGTCGCGCTGTTCGGCGCGCCTCCGCCCGACTACCGCTATCCGGGTCGCGCGTACCAGGCCGCGTTCGTCCTGCGCCTGCCCGGCCCGGGGCCGGCCGTGGCCCCCGCGCCCGGGTCGGAGTGCGCCGAGGCGGCGTGGTGCGACGACGACGAGGTCCGCGAACGGTGTGCGGGTGTCGTGTGGCTGCCGTTGTTCGAGGCCTTCGCCGCCGGTGCGGACCGGTGA
- a CDS encoding YjbQ family protein, which produces MTDAFTSRVLDVHTGSAETVHDLTGEIAAFLGDVAGGRDGLLNVFTPHATAGLAVIETGAGSDDDLLAALRDLLPADDRWRHRHGSRGHGRDHVLPAFVPPHATLPVVGGALELGTWQSVVLVDTNRDNPRRQVRLSFLG; this is translated from the coding sequence ATGACCGACGCATTCACCAGCCGGGTCCTCGACGTCCACACCGGGTCCGCGGAGACCGTCCACGACCTGACCGGCGAGATCGCCGCGTTCCTCGGTGACGTCGCGGGGGGCCGCGACGGGCTCCTGAACGTCTTCACCCCGCACGCCACCGCGGGCCTCGCCGTCATCGAGACCGGCGCCGGAAGCGACGACGACCTGCTCGCCGCCCTGCGGGACCTGCTGCCCGCCGACGACCGCTGGCGGCACCGGCACGGCAGCAGAGGGCACGGCCGCGACCACGTCCTGCCGGCGTTCGTGCCGCCGCACGCGACGCTGCCGGTCGTGGGCGGCGCGCTCGAACTCGGCACGTGGCAGTCGGTCGTCCTGGTGGACACCAACCGCGACAACCCCCGGAGGCAGGTGCGCCTGTCGTTCCTGGGATGA
- a CDS encoding SAM-dependent methyltransferase — translation MPAIPHRLRWTVDHLDVRPGDRILEIGCGRGAAAELVCELLSDGSYLGLDRSPSAIKGAEARNARNIAGGRARFVLAPLEGTDLTASGPFDKVFAVNVNLFWTHDPAHELGVISAALAPAGLLGLSYEPPRGTPLARLDATVSARLSDNGFVVESAVDPTGSVLCVSGRRKE, via the coding sequence ATGCCCGCGATCCCGCACCGTCTCCGCTGGACGGTGGACCATCTGGACGTCCGGCCCGGGGACCGGATCCTGGAAATCGGCTGCGGACGCGGCGCCGCGGCCGAGTTGGTTTGCGAACTCCTTTCCGACGGCTCGTACTTGGGCCTCGACCGGTCGCCATCGGCGATCAAGGGGGCCGAGGCGCGCAACGCGCGGAATATCGCGGGCGGCCGGGCGCGGTTCGTCCTCGCGCCGCTGGAAGGCACCGATCTGACGGCGTCCGGGCCGTTCGACAAGGTTTTCGCGGTGAACGTCAATCTGTTCTGGACGCATGACCCCGCGCACGAACTCGGGGTGATCTCCGCGGCGTTGGCACCCGCCGGATTACTCGGCCTCTCCTACGAGCCGCCGCGGGGGACGCCGCTCGCCCGGCTCGACGCGACGGTGTCGGCGCGGTTGTCCGACAACGGGTTCGTGGTGGAGTCGGCCGTGGATCCCACGGGTTCGGTGCTGTGCGTGTCGGGTCGGCGGAAGGAATGA
- a CDS encoding epoxide hydrolase family protein, with the protein MSLSDDVTEFQISVPEAELVDLRERLARTRWPEAETAGDWAQGAPLAYVREVARYWAEEYDWRAAEARLAAYPHFRTEIDGLGFHFVHARSPHPDALPLVLTHGWPGSVVEFLDALGPLTDPTAHGGDAADAFHVVCPSLPGYGFSDKPAASGWNVERVGAAWVALMDRLGYARFGAQGGDWGAMVTVAVTRAGGDRVAGIHLNMPLVVPDSETFADLTPSEQGILKDLGYHREQGTGYSKIQSTRPQTLGYGLADSPVGQLAWILEKFREWTDCDGHPENALTRDRMLDNITLYWLTGTAASSARLYWESFRSPDFGVVDAPAGCSVFPREIARASRRWAEKRFTDLRYWNEPDRGGHFAAFEQPELFVEEVRRFFRLVR; encoded by the coding sequence ATGAGCCTTTCCGATGATGTGACGGAGTTTCAGATCTCGGTGCCCGAGGCCGAGTTGGTCGATCTCAGGGAGCGGTTGGCGCGCACCCGGTGGCCCGAGGCGGAAACCGCCGGCGACTGGGCGCAGGGGGCTCCGCTCGCTTATGTGCGCGAGGTCGCGCGCTATTGGGCCGAGGAGTACGACTGGCGGGCCGCCGAGGCCCGCTTGGCCGCGTACCCGCACTTCCGGACGGAAATCGACGGCCTGGGCTTCCACTTCGTGCACGCGCGCTCGCCGCACCCGGACGCGCTGCCGCTGGTGCTCACGCACGGCTGGCCCGGGTCGGTCGTCGAATTCCTGGACGCGCTGGGCCCGTTGACCGACCCGACCGCGCACGGCGGCGACGCCGCCGACGCGTTCCACGTCGTCTGCCCGTCGCTGCCCGGCTACGGCTTCAGCGACAAGCCCGCGGCGTCCGGCTGGAACGTCGAACGCGTCGGCGCCGCCTGGGTCGCGCTGATGGACCGGCTGGGCTACGCACGGTTCGGGGCGCAGGGCGGCGACTGGGGGGCGATGGTCACCGTCGCCGTCACGCGGGCCGGGGGCGACCGGGTCGCGGGGATCCACCTCAACATGCCCCTCGTCGTGCCGGACTCCGAGACGTTCGCCGATCTCACACCGTCCGAGCAGGGCATTCTGAAAGACCTCGGGTACCACCGGGAGCAGGGGACCGGGTACTCGAAGATCCAGTCGACCCGGCCGCAGACCCTCGGGTACGGGCTCGCCGACTCGCCGGTCGGGCAACTCGCGTGGATCCTCGAGAAGTTCCGGGAGTGGACCGACTGCGACGGGCATCCGGAGAACGCCCTGACGCGTGATCGGATGCTGGACAACATCACGCTGTACTGGCTCACCGGCACGGCCGCGTCGTCGGCGCGCCTGTACTGGGAGAGCTTCCGTTCCCCGGATTTCGGGGTGGTCGACGCGCCCGCCGGGTGCTCGGTCTTCCCGCGCGAGATCGCCCGGGCGTCGCGGCGCTGGGCCGAGAAGCGGTTCACCGACCTGCGCTATTGGAACGAGCCGGACCGCGGTGGGCACTTCGCGGCGTTCGAGCAGCCGGAGTTGTTCGTCGAGGAGGTCCGCCGGTTCTTCCGCCTCGTGCGGTGA
- the trpS gene encoding tryptophan--tRNA ligase: MSATATTPPPGAVERAAGRRVLTGDRPTGRLHLGHYFGTLHNRVRLQDAGAETYLVIADYQVLTDRDTADRLAEHVGDLVLDYLAAGIDPGRTTVFAHSGVPALNQLLLPFLSLVSVAELGRNPTVKDEIAHSRQASVSGLMYTYPAHQAADILFCKADLVPVGQDQLPHLEVTRTIARRFNDRYGPVFPEPGALLSDAPLLPGTDGTKMSKSRGNAIPLAATADETARLIRRATTDADRDITYDPERRPGVSGLLALAALCLGRTPQDIAAEVGTAGAARLKRLVTEAVNEHFAPLRARRAELAADRAAVRTILRDGNARANELADATLREVRAAMGMRYT, encoded by the coding sequence ATGTCCGCCACCGCCACCACCCCGCCCCCCGGCGCCGTCGAGCGCGCCGCCGGACGCCGCGTCCTCACCGGCGACCGGCCGACCGGGCGCCTGCACCTGGGCCACTACTTCGGCACGCTGCACAACCGCGTCCGGCTCCAGGACGCCGGCGCCGAGACGTACCTCGTGATCGCCGACTACCAGGTGCTGACCGACCGCGACACCGCCGACCGGCTCGCCGAGCACGTCGGCGACCTCGTGCTGGACTACCTCGCCGCGGGCATCGACCCCGGCCGGACGACCGTCTTCGCACACAGCGGCGTCCCGGCGCTCAACCAACTGCTGCTGCCCTTCCTGAGCCTCGTCTCCGTCGCGGAACTCGGACGCAACCCGACGGTCAAGGACGAGATCGCGCACTCGCGCCAGGCGTCCGTCAGCGGGCTGATGTACACCTATCCCGCCCACCAGGCCGCCGACATCCTGTTCTGCAAGGCCGACCTCGTGCCCGTCGGGCAGGACCAGCTCCCGCACCTGGAGGTCACGCGCACCATCGCCCGGCGCTTCAACGACCGCTACGGCCCGGTCTTCCCCGAACCCGGGGCGCTGCTGTCGGACGCCCCGCTGCTGCCGGGCACGGACGGCACCAAGATGAGCAAGTCGCGCGGCAACGCGATCCCCCTCGCCGCGACCGCCGACGAAACCGCCCGGCTGATCCGGCGCGCGACCACCGACGCCGACCGGGACATCACGTACGACCCCGAGCGGCGACCGGGGGTGTCCGGCCTGCTCGCCCTCGCGGCGCTGTGCCTGGGCCGGACACCGCAGGACATCGCGGCCGAGGTCGGCACCGCGGGGGCCGCGCGCCTCAAGCGGCTGGTCACCGAGGCCGTCAACGAGCACTTCGCGCCGCTGCGCGCCCGCCGCGCCGAACTCGCCGCCGACCGCGCCGCGGTGCGCACGATCCTGCGCGACGGCAACGCCCGCGCCAACGAACTCGCCGACGCCACGCTGCGGGAGGTCAGGGCCGCGATGGGCATGCGCTACACGTGA
- a CDS encoding Clp protease N-terminal domain-containing protein — protein MASNDGKAVPTTVSIRLDDLIAAIKKSNDDALEQLTSAVIAADHLGEVADHLIGHFVDQARRSGASWTEIGRSMGVSKQAAQKRFVPKGPVEANDLDPSQGFNRYTTRARNVVVQAQNEARAAANTSIRTEHLVLGLLTEADSIAARAIIAQGVSLAAVREAAVLPLPPAERDLPALIPFDGQAKKALELTFREALRMGHNYIGTEHILLALLELEAGQGVLSGLGIDKEAAGRFTEEALAEIAAAQPDTPDA, from the coding sequence ATGGCGAGCAACGACGGGAAAGCCGTTCCCACCACTGTTTCCATCCGCCTCGACGACCTCATCGCGGCCATCAAGAAATCCAACGACGACGCCCTCGAACAACTCACCAGCGCCGTCATCGCGGCGGACCACCTCGGCGAGGTCGCCGACCACCTGATCGGCCACTTCGTCGACCAGGCACGCCGCTCGGGGGCCTCCTGGACCGAGATCGGCCGCAGCATGGGGGTCAGCAAGCAGGCCGCCCAGAAGCGGTTCGTGCCGAAGGGCCCCGTCGAGGCGAACGACCTCGACCCCAGCCAGGGGTTCAACCGCTACACGACCCGGGCGCGCAACGTGGTCGTGCAGGCGCAGAACGAGGCACGCGCGGCGGCCAACACGTCGATCCGCACCGAACACCTCGTGCTGGGGCTCCTCACCGAGGCGGACTCGATCGCGGCCCGCGCCATCATCGCGCAGGGCGTGAGCCTCGCGGCGGTGCGCGAGGCGGCCGTCCTGCCGCTTCCGCCGGCGGAGCGGGACCTGCCGGCACTGATCCCGTTCGACGGCCAAGCGAAGAAAGCCCTCGAACTCACCTTCCGCGAGGCGCTGCGGATGGGGCACAACTACATCGGCACCGAGCACATCCTGCTGGCGCTCCTCGAACTCGAGGCGGGGCAGGGCGTGTTGAGCGGGCTCGGGATCGACAAGGAAGCGGCCGGGCGCTTCACGGAGGAGGCACTTGCCGAGATCGCGGCGGCCCAGCCGGACACCCCGGACGCCTGA